The Xenorhabdus doucetiae genome has a window encoding:
- a CDS encoding type VI secretion system Vgr family protein: MSIKKIKKNTDKLKKGQALVRQGQGAIQTAKQVAGKVGGGLSGAAGLIPGGGFAGGLGGAGGIGGSSGGGAAGAGNLMPGGGFTGGLGAGAGSGSAGSAGLIPGGGFTGGAGLAARAAAGQSGAAKALQQVGQLLGLGAPSGLQFTLTAGSLPPQTFVVTDFALTEGFSRPFSLQVGLASADPAIDFPAVLDRAATLTILQDGIEQRSITGMVARFEQGNTGLHQTTYRMTIYPDLWRTTLRRNSRIFQQQDIAAIITTLLKEHGIRDVVFSLRHPHPAREFCVQYQESDFAFLQRLTAEEGIFYFFECGNGRNTLVFADDAGSVPPGLILPYQPGDVSTTGEPSVTSLTSSAQVRPAKVELKDYTFKNPAWPAEFSQQMKDEQLQESYYEHYDYPGRFKDEAHGKAFTRYRLEALRSDAVTGQGRGHAIAVQPGKLFTLINHPRPDLNQSWQVVSATHTGSQPGALETAGGGESGTTLHSEFSFIRHNQHWRPDPLPKPVIDGPQIAKVVGPAGEEIFCDQYGRVRLQFPWDRYGKSDDHSSCWIRVTQPWAGQGWGMLAIPRIGQEVVVDFLHGDPDQPIVTGRTYHASNIPPGKLPGSKTQMAFRSKTHKGEGYNELLFEDAKGSELLSLHAQKDMHTKVLNNRDTQVLANHQETVDKNQTLTVKGHQKATVNLTRTDTVGLAYVLTVGGAMNTAVTLSQTEEVGVHKSVIVGHSLSIKAGDVIELQCGASVLRMDSSGKITLQGSEFKFEASGPVQITGKDIDLN; the protein is encoded by the coding sequence ATGTCAATCAAGAAGATAAAGAAGAACACCGATAAATTGAAAAAAGGACAGGCCCTTGTCCGGCAGGGACAGGGCGCAATTCAGACCGCGAAACAGGTGGCCGGCAAAGTAGGCGGCGGCCTGTCAGGTGCGGCGGGACTGATTCCGGGCGGGGGTTTTGCCGGGGGACTGGGCGGTGCCGGTGGCATTGGCGGCAGTTCAGGCGGCGGGGCTGCCGGTGCCGGGAACTTAATGCCGGGCGGCGGGTTTACCGGTGGATTGGGCGCTGGTGCCGGAAGCGGTTCTGCCGGAAGTGCGGGCTTAATCCCGGGCGGCGGGTTTACCGGCGGGGCGGGGCTGGCCGCCCGGGCCGCCGCCGGCCAGAGTGGCGCGGCCAAGGCGCTGCAACAGGTTGGCCAGTTGCTGGGCCTCGGTGCCCCGAGCGGGTTGCAGTTTACCCTGACGGCGGGCAGCCTGCCGCCGCAGACCTTTGTGGTCACCGACTTCGCCCTGACGGAAGGCTTTTCCCGGCCGTTCAGCCTGCAAGTCGGGCTGGCGAGTGCCGACCCGGCCATTGACTTCCCGGCGGTGCTGGACCGGGCGGCGACCCTGACCATCCTGCAGGACGGCATCGAACAGCGCAGTATCACCGGCATGGTGGCGCGCTTTGAACAGGGCAACACCGGGCTGCACCAGACCACCTACCGGATGACCATTTACCCGGACCTGTGGCGCACTACGCTGCGCCGGAACTCGCGCATCTTCCAGCAGCAGGACATTGCCGCCATTATCACCACCCTCCTGAAAGAACACGGTATCCGTGACGTGGTATTCAGCCTGCGCCACCCGCACCCGGCACGGGAGTTCTGCGTCCAGTATCAGGAAAGCGACTTTGCCTTCCTGCAACGGCTGACGGCGGAGGAGGGCATCTTCTACTTCTTCGAGTGCGGCAACGGGCGCAACACGCTGGTGTTTGCCGATGACGCCGGCTCGGTGCCGCCGGGCCTCATCCTGCCGTACCAGCCGGGGGATGTCAGCACCACGGGGGAACCGTCGGTGACCAGCCTGACCAGCAGCGCGCAGGTGCGCCCGGCCAAGGTGGAGCTGAAGGATTACACCTTCAAGAACCCGGCGTGGCCGGCGGAATTCAGCCAGCAGATGAAGGACGAGCAGTTGCAGGAAAGTTACTACGAGCACTACGACTACCCCGGCCGCTTCAAGGACGAAGCCCACGGCAAGGCCTTTACCCGTTACCGGCTGGAGGCGCTGCGCAGCGACGCGGTGACCGGGCAGGGCCGCGGCCACGCCATTGCGGTGCAGCCGGGCAAACTGTTCACCCTGATAAACCACCCGCGCCCGGACCTGAACCAGTCGTGGCAGGTGGTCAGTGCCACCCACACCGGCAGCCAGCCGGGCGCACTGGAAACGGCGGGCGGCGGCGAGAGCGGCACCACGTTGCACAGCGAGTTCAGCTTTATCCGCCATAACCAGCACTGGCGGCCGGACCCGCTGCCCAAGCCGGTGATTGACGGCCCACAGATTGCCAAGGTGGTCGGCCCGGCGGGGGAGGAAATCTTCTGTGACCAGTACGGCCGCGTGCGCCTCCAGTTCCCGTGGGACCGTTACGGCAAATCCGACGACCACAGCTCGTGCTGGATACGGGTGACCCAGCCGTGGGCGGGGCAGGGCTGGGGCATGCTGGCCATCCCGCGCATCGGCCAGGAAGTGGTGGTGGACTTCCTGCACGGCGACCCGGACCAGCCCATCGTCACCGGCAGAACTTATCACGCCAGCAATATCCCGCCGGGCAAGCTGCCGGGCAGCAAAACCCAGATGGCCTTCCGCTCCAAGACCCACAAGGGCGAAGGGTATAACGAGCTGCTGTTCGAGGATGCCAAGGGCAGCGAACTGCTGTCGCTGCATGCGCAGAAGGACATGCATACCAAGGTGCTGAATAACCGGGATACGCAGGTGCTGGCCAACCACCAGGAAACCGTGGACAAAAACCAGACCCTCACCGTCAAGGGGCACCAGAAGGCCACGGTTAACCTGACCCGTACCGACACGGTCGGCCTCGCCTATGTCCTGACCGTCGGGGGTGCGATGAACACCGCCGTCACCTTAAGCCAGACGGAAGAAGTGGGGGTCCACAAATCCGTGATAGTCGGCCATAGCCTGTCCATCAAGGCCGGGGATGTGATTGAGCTGCAATGTGGCGCAAGCGTCCTGCGCATGGACAGCAGCGGCAAAATCACCCTCCAGGGCAGTGAGTTCAAGTTTGAGGCCAGCGGCCCGGTGCAAATCACCGGCAAAGACATTGACCTGAACTGA
- a CDS encoding VasL domain-containing protein, whose translation MPLEELLRQLGVHAANGEAAPPVLLKGIDDRFNALLGRYDRLRQATEHPTDHHAPAASADGGQ comes from the coding sequence GTGCCGCTGGAAGAACTGCTGCGCCAGCTGGGCGTCCATGCGGCGAACGGGGAGGCCGCGCCGCCGGTGTTGCTCAAGGGCATCGATGACCGCTTTAACGCCCTGCTGGGCCGCTATGACCGGCTGCGGCAGGCGACCGAACACCCCACCGACCATCATGCACCCGCCGCCTCCGCGGACGGCGGGCAGTAA
- a CDS encoding SymE family type I addiction module toxin, with product MANAHSNAETCIYKISQPERYQKVVYRPKGPNRTIPAINLSGSWLSEAGFSVNDPLKIRVMPGCLIITAQNLHTLWHCLKSMNQGEWNEIAIVDWLRQFPGELKKTPLGKPR from the coding sequence ATGGCTAACGCGCATTCTAATGCAGAAACCTGCATTTACAAAATTTCCCAACCTGAACGGTATCAGAAAGTTGTTTACCGCCCGAAAGGACCTAACCGCACCATTCCCGCCATTAACTTAAGTGGCAGCTGGCTCAGTGAAGCCGGATTTTCTGTCAATGATCCGTTAAAAATCAGGGTGATGCCGGGTTGTTTAATCATCACCGCCCAAAACTTACATACCCTGTGGCACTGCCTCAAAAGCATGAACCAAGGCGAGTGGAATGAGATTGCCATCGTCGATTGGTTGCGGCAATTTCCCGGTGAGTTAAAGAAAACCCCACTGGGAAAACCCCGTTAA
- a CDS encoding SymE family type I addiction module toxin, which translates to MDLHFSSHFAELPECVISGNTLNQIGFSADALFHITQFSNGLMLSLIEPDTEPDLATLFHNTENHPYQGIDWVRENGELYLAGDWLTESGLLDHPVTLETAYGLIVLRADPQPQTAIPAPARTNQ; encoded by the coding sequence ATGGATCTTCATTTTTCATCTCACTTTGCTGAATTGCCGGAATGTGTGATCAGTGGCAACACGCTTAATCAAATTGGTTTTTCGGCCGATGCGCTGTTTCATATCACACAATTTTCCAACGGCTTGATGCTGTCACTGATTGAGCCTGATACCGAGCCGGATCTCGCCACGCTGTTCCACAATACCGAAAACCACCCTTATCAGGGGATCGATTGGGTACGCGAAAATGGCGAGCTTTATCTGGCAGGTGACTGGCTGACAGAAAGCGGCTTATTGGATCACCCTGTGACACTGGAGACAGCCTACGGCTTGATCGTATTGCGTGCTGACCCACAGCCTCAAACAGCAATACCAGCGCCAGCGCGAACAAATCAGTGA
- a CDS encoding DUF7674 family protein, whose amino-acid sequence MTNDELIDKLKELFPVFFGTYDGDDAVYLVFGSFGSFFSDLINLYGSGNVEPRSYFYSNIENSYKNNEVLIKEIENIFGFIDKLFSFQDDGVRDILNTCIFEAIMGSDYSYNLARKYLSKETYNHYLEITKR is encoded by the coding sequence ATGACAAATGATGAACTAATTGATAAGTTAAAAGAACTTTTTCCAGTGTTTTTTGGAACATATGATGGAGATGATGCCGTATATCTAGTATTTGGTAGCTTTGGATCATTTTTTTCTGACCTAATAAATCTATATGGTTCCGGTAACGTTGAGCCTAGAAGTTATTTTTATTCTAATATTGAAAACAGCTATAAAAATAACGAAGTGTTAATAAAAGAAATAGAAAATATCTTTGGATTTATTGATAAACTATTTTCTTTTCAAGATGATGGAGTGAGAGATATATTAAATACTTGTATTTTTGAAGCGATAATGGGTAGTGATTATAGTTATAACCTAGCTAGAAAATATCTTAGTAAAGAAACTTATAATCACTATTTAGAGATAACCAAAAGGTGA
- a CDS encoding SymE family type I addiction module toxin: MANAHSNAETCIYKISQPERYQKVVYRPKGPNRTIPAINLSGNWLSEAGFSVNDPLKIRVMPGCLIITAQNLHTLWHCLKSMNQGEWDEIAIVDWLRQFPGELKKTPLGKTR, translated from the coding sequence ATGGCTAACGCGCATTCTAATGCAGAAACCTGCATTTACAAAATTTCCCAACCTGAACGGTATCAGAAAGTTGTATACCGCCCGAAAGGCCCTAACCGCACCATTCCCGCCATTAATTTAAGTGGAAACTGGCTTAGTGAAGCCGGATTTTCTGTCAATGATCCGTTAAAAATCAGGGTGATGCCGGGTTGTCTGATCATTACCGCCCAAAACTTACATACCCTGTGGCACTGCCTCAAAAGCATGAACCAAGGTGAGTGGGATGAGATTGCCATCGTCGATTGGTTGCGGCAATTTCCCGGTGAATTGAAGAAAACACCACTGGGAAAAACCCGTTAA
- a CDS encoding SymE family type I addiction module toxin: MDLHFSSHFAELPECVISGNMLNQIGFSADALFHITQFSNGLMLSLIEPETEPDLATLFHHTENHPYQGIDWVRENGELYLAGDWLTESGLLDHPVTLETAYGLIVLRAELPILLA; this comes from the coding sequence ATGGATCTTCATTTTTCATCTCACTTTGCTGAACTGCCGGAATGTGTGATCAGTGGCAATATGCTCAATCAAATTGGTTTTTCGGCCGATGCGCTGTTTCATATCACACAATTTTCCAACGGCTTGATGCTGTCACTGATTGAGCCAGAAACCGAACCGGATCTCGCCACGCTGTTCCACCATACCGAAAACCACCCTTATCAGGGGATCGATTGGGTACGCGAAAATGGCGAGCTTTATCTGGCAGGTGACTGGCTGACAGAAAGCGGCTTATTGGATCACCCTGTGACGCTGGAGACAGCTTATGGCTTGATCGTCTTGCGTGCTGAACTGCCGATATTATTGGCCTGA
- a CDS encoding DUF4291 domain-containing protein gives MFTYKNNPIRAFYTQQSVRVYQAYSATIADSAIKYNTFVSPPFSMTRMTWIKPSFLWMMYRAGWGMKDSGQERILAIDITHEGFREILQQGVISHYDPDLFPSQEEWKKEVQQSDVVIQWDPERDIHLNKLEQRTIQIGLRNQAVENYVKQWIINIEDITNRAHLIHDLVKTNKLDMAYDLLPEERVYLE, from the coding sequence ATGTTCACATATAAAAACAACCCAATACGAGCATTTTACACACAACAATCAGTTAGAGTGTATCAGGCTTATTCAGCAACCATTGCTGACAGTGCGATTAAATATAATACATTTGTTTCCCCACCTTTTAGCATGACGCGTATGACATGGATTAAGCCATCATTCTTATGGATGATGTACCGTGCTGGTTGGGGAATGAAAGACAGTGGTCAGGAACGTATCCTGGCTATTGATATCACTCATGAGGGATTTAGAGAAATTTTGCAGCAGGGCGTGATTAGTCATTATGACCCTGATTTGTTTCCTTCTCAGGAAGAATGGAAAAAAGAAGTTCAGCAAAGTGATGTGGTTATTCAATGGGACCCTGAGAGGGACATTCATTTAAATAAATTAGAACAGAGAACCATACAGATTGGTCTGCGTAATCAAGCAGTGGAAAATTATGTAAAACAATGGATTATCAACATTGAGGATATTACGAATAGAGCACATCTTATTCACGATTTGGTAAAAACGAATAAATTGGATATGGCTTACGATTTGTTGCCAGAAGAAAGAGTTTATTTGGAATAA
- a CDS encoding SymE family type I addiction module toxin, with product MANAHSNAETYIYKISQPERYQKVVYRPKGPNRTIPAINLSGNWLSEARFSVNDPLKIMVMPGCLIITAQNLHTLRHCLKSMNQGEWNEIAIVDWLRQFPGELKKTPLGKPR from the coding sequence ATGGCTAACGCGCATTCTAATGCAGAAACCTACATTTACAAAATTTCCCAACCTGAACGGTATCAGAAAGTTGTATACCGCCCCAAAGGTCCCAACCGCACCATTCCCGCCATTAACTTAAGTGGCAACTGGCTCAGTGAAGCCCGATTTTCTGTCAATGATCCGTTAAAAATCATGGTGATGCCGGGTTGTTTAATCATCACCGCCCAAAACTTACATACCCTGAGGCACTGCCTCAAAAGCATGAACCAAGGGGAGTGGAATGAGATTGCCATCGTCGATTGGTTGCGGCAATTTCCCGGTGAGTTAAAGAAAACCCCACTGGGAAAACCCCGTTAA
- a CDS encoding SymE family type I addiction module toxin: protein MDLHFSSHFAELPECMISGNTLNQIGFSANALFHIAQFANGLMLSLIEPDTEPDLATLFHNTENHPYQGIDWVRENGELYLAGDWLTESGLLDHPVTLETAYGLIVLRAELPVLLA, encoded by the coding sequence ATGGATCTTCATTTTTCATCTCACTTTGCTGAACTGCCGGAATGTATGATCAGTGGTAACACGCTCAACCAGATTGGTTTTTCGGCCAATGCGCTGTTCCATATCGCGCAATTTGCTAATGGTTTGATGCTGTCACTGATTGAGCCAGATACCGAGCCGGATCTCGCCACGCTGTTCCACAATACCGAAAACCACCCTTATCAGGGGATCGATTGGGTACGCGAAAATGGCGAGCTTTATCTGGCGGGTGACTGGCTGACAGAAAGCGGTTTATTGGATCATCCTGTGACGCTGGAAACAGCTTATGGCTTGATCGTCTTGCGTGCTGAACTGCCGGTATTATTGGCCTGA
- a CDS encoding SMI1/KNR4 family protein: protein MSIESLNNILPLPIHPNENGQNRKWPLIDERHAFPKDYIDFITQYGTGKIADFITIFNPFSEDDDLNFFRQKEWIIEDFNSLVESDPDYYPFILYPKKDGLLPIGVTDNGDYIFWVASSDNCELWKVAIIAARAPEVEYRQENFTDFLEGVLSKKIKCMSFPDGFPPNNIEFDSI from the coding sequence ATGAGTATCGAGAGTTTAAATAATATATTGCCCTTACCTATCCATCCAAATGAAAATGGTCAGAACAGAAAATGGCCGTTGATAGATGAACGGCACGCTTTTCCTAAAGATTATATTGATTTTATCACTCAATATGGCACGGGCAAAATTGCCGATTTTATCACTATATTTAACCCATTTAGCGAAGATGATGATCTGAATTTTTTCAGGCAGAAGGAATGGATTATTGAGGATTTTAATTCTCTTGTTGAATCTGATCCGGATTACTATCCGTTTATTCTTTATCCTAAAAAAGATGGATTGCTTCCTATAGGCGTTACTGATAACGGTGACTATATCTTTTGGGTTGCATCATCAGATAACTGTGAATTATGGAAGGTAGCCATTATTGCTGCAAGGGCACCAGAAGTTGAGTATAGGCAAGAAAATTTCACTGATTTTTTAGAAGGTGTTCTATCCAAAAAGATCAAGTGCATGTCATTTCCTGATGGTTTTCCACCTAATAATATAGAATTTGATAGCATTTAA